The Sporichthya brevicatena DNA segment CGACGCAACTCCAGCGCCCGCGGCATGCTCTTCTACCGCCTGCTCCAGCAGGCCGTCGCCACCGACCCACACCCACTGAGCGAACTGATCGTCAGTTCCCCGGACTGGTAAGGCTTACTGCACTCAAGCAGATATGCAGAACATATGTTCGAGCAGCTGATCGAACCGGACGAGGTCGATGCGATCGACCTCGCCGAGCTGCGTTCGCAGTTGTGGGACGTCCCGGTCGAGGGTCCGCCGCCGGAACATGAAGAGGCGACGTTGGCCCGGGTGCTCGCGGAGGCGGCGGCGCGGGTGTGGGACGAGGTCCCGGACGAGGTGTTCGCGTCGGGTCCGCCGGCGGAGGACGTGTTCTCCGCCGCCGATGAGGCGCGGTGGCGGGAGCGGGAAGCGACCGCGTTCGCGTTGTGGGAGCAGGAGTACGCGACCACCGATGGGGCGCTGCGGCGGATCGTGCGTTCGCGGGCCGATGCGGCCCGCTGCAACGGCAGCGAGTTGCGGGGGATGGCGGAGTTCGCGATGGCGCGGGCGCAGGAGGCCGCGGTCGCGGTCGCGCAGGCCGGGCGCCGAGGGCGCGAGCCGGGAGGAGCTGGAGGCGGTGATCGAGGCCGCGGAGGCCTCCGCTGCCGCCGAGCTCGGCGTGGTGCTGCACCTGTCCCCGGCCGCCGCCCGGGCCCGCAGTGATTTCGCCTCCGGGTTGTTGCGTCGGCTGCCCGAGACGCTCAAGGCACTGGAGGCTGGGGGCATCACCGAGCGCGCGGCGAAGGTGCTGTGGGAGGAGACCCGGGACCTGTCCGTCGCCGATGCCGCCCGCATCGAACGGGACTGCCTCGAACGCGCGAAGAACTCCACCCCGGCCTCGTTCGGCCGGCATGTGCGTAAGCGGGTCGAGGAACTCGACCCGGCCGCCGCCCGCAAGCGGCATGAGCGGGCCCGTACCGAACGCCGGGTCTCGATGTCGCCGGCGGGGGACGGGATGGCCTGGATCTCGCTGTTGCTGCCGGCCGAGGAGGCCGTGGCGGTCTACGGGGTGATCGATGCCGCTGCCCGGCAGAAGGTTCCCGGCGATGCCCGGACCCTGGATCAGCGCAAGGCGGACGCCGTCGTCGATCTGATCACCCGCCCCGGCACCCAGGACCCCCGCGTCGGCTACGTCGTGCACCTCCACGGCGAGGCCGGACCAAGCGCGACCGGCGCGGATGAGGGGTTCGTGCAGGTGCAGGGTGGGGAGCGGATCCCGGCGGCGCGGGCGCGGGCCAAGGCGGACCTGACCGTGCATCACCCGTCGGTGCCGGTGGACATCGCCGCGCTGCTCGCGGACTACAACTCCCGCCCCGACATCTACCGGCCCCCGGCCAGGCTGCGCCGGGCGATCCGGGCGCGGGACAAGCACTGCCGGTTCCCCGGCTGCCGGATCCCGGCCGACCGGTGCGAACTCGACCACACCATCGCCTTCGAGATCGGCGGGCGGACCGTCTACTTCAACCTCTCGGCGTTGTGCAAGTTCCATCACCGGATCAAACACATGCCCGGCTGGGCGTGCTCGCAGGACGAACACGGAGTCCTGACCTGGACCACCCCCACCGGGCAGGTGTTCATCACCCGACCACCCCCACCGGTCGGGGACGAACCCCCTGACTTCGAACAACCCCCACCCACACCCTCGCCCTGGACCCGGGCCGGCGCCGCACGGACCGCGGCACCGGCCCCCGGACCCGACGACGAACCGCCCTTCTGAGGACAACCATGCCCGGGTGTCGCGCGTCTGCTCAGTGGACACCGCCCCGGGCGGCGTCCGGGCGTACGAGCAGGGCGGGTACCTGGCGGGTGGGGACATGGCGGGTGGGGACATGGTGGGTGGGGAGATGGCGAACTTGAGTGCCGACGTGGGTGGTTCTGAGCTGGGGTCAGAGGACTGCCAGGTTCAGGACCTTGTCCCTGGGCCCGGCCCCCGCGTCCGCGATCTCCTAGAAGCATGACGACGACCCTCGCCCCGGCCCCCGAGTCCGTGGGCTCGCCGGCCCGGTTGCGGCGGACGAGCGCGGACTTCCTCTCCGAAGCCGCCCGCGCCGCCCGCGTGGATCGCGTCCGTGCCCGGGAGGCCCGGGCGATGGCGGCGGCGTGCGAGCACCGGGCACGTCGAGCGCCGAGTCAGTCCGCGATGTACCTGCGCGAGGCTCTTCGGCTGCGCCGCGAGGCGGCCGCCTTCGAGATCGACGCTGCCCTCCACGACGAAGCCATCGCCGCGGTGTGGCAGTTGATCGATGCCGGGGATGTCCGGGCGGCACACTGACGATCCGTCAGCGGTATCCCACCTACTCGCTGAAGGACCCGTGCCGCCCGGCGCCGCCGGCGAACCGCGACGCACCCGCCGCGCTCTCCCCACTCTGCAGAACGGCCAGCCCGCCCCGCGCCTCGTTCTCCAGCGCGGCTGCGGCGTCCAGCCCGTCCTGCGCGTACGTCGACGCCCGGTCGGCGAGCATGCACGTCTGCGGGAGCTCGGCGATCTGGCGCGCGAGCTCGACCGCCGCGGCCAAGGTCTGCCCGGCCGGGGCGACCCGGTTCGCCAGGCCCATCGCCAGTGACTCCTCCGCGCCGACCGGCCGGCCGGTGAGGATCAGGTCCAGCGCCCGGCTCTGCCCGATCAGGCGGGGCAACCGCACGGTCCCGCCGTCGATGAGCGGCACGCCCCACCTCCGGCAGAAGACGCCGAACACCGCGTCCTCCGCCATGACCCGCAGGTCGCACCAGAGCGCGAGCTCCAGGCCGCCGGCGACGGCGTGGCCCTCCACCGCGGCGATCGTCGGCTTCGCCGGCACGCCCCGGCTCGGCCCCATCGGGCCCGGCTGCCCCGGCCCGAAGGCCGCCAGGTCCTCGCGGCTCAGGCCCGCTGCCGCGAAGGCCGCCAGGTCGTACCCGGCGCAGAACGCGCCGCCGCGCCCCGTGAGCACGGCCGTCCGCACGGCGTCGTTCGCCCCCACCCACGCGAAGGCCGTGCGCAGCTCCGCGGCGGTCTGCGGGTTCACCGCGTTGCGGACCTCCGGCCGGTTGATCGCCACGATCGCGACCGGTCCGTCGAGCTCGACCTGCACGTTGCTCAGCGCCGGCAGGGCGCCGTTCTCGCGGGACGTATCCATGCCCCGCATCGTGTCATCGGCCGGCCCGCGGGTAGTTCCTCCGCACCTCAGCACGTGAACGAAGGGGTAGCAATGGTGGAGCGACGGGAGCAGCGCAGGCGGTCGGGCGAGCGGAACGGGCTCACCCGCGAGAACGTCACGGTCTTCGAGTGGGACGGCTCCACCGACCCGCGGGCGACCGCGCGTCCACCCCGGCCGAACGGGGCGCCCCCAGCCGCGGAGGACTGACCACGGGCATGGGCGCGTCAGCCGCGCTTGCTCCAGTTGTGCACGAGGTAGGAACCGACGAGCACCAGCACGGCCAGGATGACGAGAATCCGCATGGTGGATGTGTACCGCAGCGTCGGCCGGTTGGACACGGCTTCGGCGAAGCGGCCCGCCGGAGCGGCATCGATCGCGACATCGATCGCG contains these protein-coding regions:
- a CDS encoding HNH endonuclease signature motif containing protein: MIEAAEASAAAELGVVLHLSPAAARARSDFASGLLRRLPETLKALEAGGITERAAKVLWEETRDLSVADAARIERDCLERAKNSTPASFGRHVRKRVEELDPAAARKRHERARTERRVSMSPAGDGMAWISLLLPAEEAVAVYGVIDAAARQKVPGDARTLDQRKADAVVDLITRPGTQDPRVGYVVHLHGEAGPSATGADEGFVQVQGGERIPAARARAKADLTVHHPSVPVDIAALLADYNSRPDIYRPPARLRRAIRARDKHCRFPGCRIPADRCELDHTIAFEIGGRTVYFNLSALCKFHHRIKHMPGWACSQDEHGVLTWTTPTGQVFITRPPPPVGDEPPDFEQPPPTPSPWTRAGAARTAAPAPGPDDEPPF
- a CDS encoding crotonase/enoyl-CoA hydratase family protein yields the protein MDTSRENGALPALSNVQVELDGPVAIVAINRPEVRNAVNPQTAAELRTAFAWVGANDAVRTAVLTGRGGAFCAGYDLAAFAAAGLSREDLAAFGPGQPGPMGPSRGVPAKPTIAAVEGHAVAGGLELALWCDLRVMAEDAVFGVFCRRWGVPLIDGGTVRLPRLIGQSRALDLILTGRPVGAEESLAMGLANRVAPAGQTLAAAVELARQIAELPQTCMLADRASTYAQDGLDAAAALENEARGGLAVLQSGESAAGASRFAGGAGRHGSFSE